A stretch of the Duncaniella dubosii genome encodes the following:
- a CDS encoding RHS repeat-associated core domain-containing protein, which yields MPPDSLTDESVPMTYASNDVEVPLPEQSVWPESPRTMAIRQVMMPSSSIVTGACVFSIPPYTIEVEDFKLPLSLQYRSNGIKPTDDPQPFGYGWVLTPPMRISRQIKGRPDEYFTFVGDQGENFVIENYEKGYACVTMDGATGNTFYDKRYDTERDIFTIYLVDKTLVMIYQNGTLYGVDCDEYRFECGKLLSYIKVTDPKGITYNFGLSGERIGYGNMRTEWLLTSITLQSGSEISIDWQPVVHYRNRVLAHGSTTMYYNVTNHPFAHINTSQSTRESILNKINNTHDLNEITFPGGKLECIYNDGMMETMTITNNRKTIVYTAVFAHEKNDALLSSVLIQNSERYSFEYDPTTFIHGTMIDWWGFYNGKDNRSILSPTIKTIDGINKGEVIIGADRSINREKLKAYILTKATYPTGGSVEWEYETHKFKPQKIPYWVNRYIVNEEPLSEGGGLRVTSITMKESSDAKSRVKKYIYGKDGDGMAIVTAVPGLHTFITESPHLCVRYSSNSIFLTIDKCLAINLHSDYLTGENGSYSIWYDHVTEIDSEGKTEYTFEKLTQKNVVSRLWGEVYPCVIYDAFSKGPVETSRTVYKSSPSGYTAVEKTENFYTLKNDYDHGPIDNFTVKRKCLYLYPSDYAPDFGPEKYKVLRLMGWQYEKGEYPSSEFNDARIVDRDEMEWFEGIDYSIEPCSEQLVGKKVTYYFDNLQRVVNERYEYLPGTNLITTKVISDGTDSIKTEFSYNDCFNTDIDMKMKARNICGIVTGIRETFGTSTIGYSMEMAQFGSTFRPTRIWRERGNTRWNNGIYEYNTKGWLIKYTSISGNLTQWTRDIYGNPLKMITGSGLMMSKAAWEHLVGVTSLSIPSGTTYRFTYDESGRLTESFLNNKIQSRHSYHINQDGTSNIASSFYSSEEKCFSKTEFFDGLGRPWLTQDQQPDGTYLTSLSEFDIMDRPLRKWVSVAMSSTNPLAEDIKNTAVSYYRDDYSYTSYSYEPSQRALPASSIRSGSPWHNENKSAQVKYHINQLRISHPCMRYKATDNGIESKGNYPQGRLTIEETIDEDGLSVEIYKDLRGQIVARKENGLVTNFVYDDYGDLRYILPPGLSGTHKRTDPEMQQLAYWYDYDSRGRMITRKLPGVKAAHYLYDPADRLVAEHSSHHASGIWRFYGYDRADRLVLAVDCPVTDEQAITFASVCRTASLDFSGTLSGYMITGIPTSAQIVWAKYYDNYQFITINSLDDEFKWTAPSQLPAYNSRGGSLGLLTGVYTGNGFEAYHYNSDGNLMQRYATGFNRGRQNIFYGYDGQPIKTESVYPPKGWPTLTTTITYDNIGRMTSKNTTQGNTSAESTASMTYAYNSLGQLSELKLGTATRSFTYDINGWLKSSVTIAGSTQRSEKLFYADGTVPRYNGNISAKLLSEGRYDYTYDGNNRLTAARFSGGLNEADFTTTYDYDDRGNITSLTRMGVIDKAAGIETFGILDNLALDYSGNQIKSVSAATESFPFDGITGVGQNKSDMSLSYDASGRVCADETRGISSIEYDNDGHPVRIIFESGNEQRDIWDGLGNHLATEYYTPHSMEGKQPFVTKRYGGDGQIECQLGPEIGIPNKVLTYTSFPGGYFDQDGTPHYYITDYQGNNTGIINSIPEITSENNYYPYGEPWRELKEIPFMFSGNERLLVDGLNEYDFHARRYNAAIPAFTSWDACNEKYPWLSPYAFCAGNPVNMTDPSGNEWNISSYRDKDNMLHIDIKISGVVYNASSEKFDMTAVRQAISAQIEDVFKMNGDGYMVSITTDIRVATSIEEIEHKDHVFAIVDQSYFEKSTTLANSIPNGLTIALGVNVVNMTLNGKNNRSIAHELGHTGGLIHPNDIKNPLYIPNRNNNIMTQTRHGNGREFNVNQLNWIIQQYNDGELNKNSSTVRRLRFTSKAPFIELYNVLNL from the coding sequence GGTTTGAATGTGGAAAGCTTCTGTCATACATAAAAGTTACCGACCCCAAAGGAATCACTTACAATTTCGGATTATCCGGAGAACGGATTGGATATGGCAACATGCGTACCGAATGGCTACTGACCTCAATAACCCTCCAATCTGGGAGTGAGATTTCCATTGACTGGCAACCTGTGGTCCATTACCGTAACCGTGTTTTAGCGCATGGCTCCACGACAATGTATTATAATGTAACCAATCATCCGTTTGCACACATCAATACATCACAAAGTACACGTGAAAGTATATTGAATAAGATAAATAACACACATGATCTGAATGAAATAACATTCCCTGGTGGCAAACTGGAATGCATTTACAATGACGGCATGATGGAAACAATGACCATAACCAACAATAGAAAAACCATCGTCTATACCGCTGTGTTTGCTCATGAGAAAAATGACGCACTTCTCTCAAGTGTTCTCATTCAGAACTCAGAAAGATACTCATTTGAATATGACCCGACTACATTCATACATGGAACTATGATTGACTGGTGGGGATTTTACAACGGCAAAGATAACAGATCCATTCTAAGCCCAACCATCAAGACTATAGACGGCATCAATAAAGGGGAAGTCATCATTGGTGCAGACAGATCCATCAACAGAGAAAAGTTGAAAGCATACATTCTCACTAAAGCCACCTATCCGACTGGAGGGAGTGTGGAATGGGAATACGAAACACATAAGTTTAAACCACAGAAGATACCATACTGGGTGAACCGGTATATTGTCAACGAAGAGCCTCTCTCTGAGGGTGGAGGCCTACGGGTTACAAGCATCACCATGAAGGAATCATCCGACGCCAAAAGTCGAGTGAAGAAATATATCTATGGCAAGGATGGCGACGGAATGGCAATAGTTACGGCTGTCCCAGGGTTGCATACGTTTATTACTGAATCACCACATCTATGTGTAAGGTATAGCTCAAACTCTATTTTTCTCACAATCGACAAATGTCTTGCCATAAATCTTCATTCAGATTATCTTACAGGTGAAAACGGAAGTTATAGCATCTGGTATGACCACGTGACTGAAATTGACAGTGAAGGGAAAACCGAGTACACATTTGAAAAACTCACTCAAAAAAATGTAGTTTCAAGGCTATGGGGAGAGGTTTACCCATGTGTAATTTATGATGCATTCTCAAAAGGGCCTGTTGAAACCTCCCGCACAGTCTACAAGTCGTCACCATCAGGCTATACAGCAGTTGAAAAAACAGAAAATTTCTACACCTTAAAAAATGATTATGATCATGGCCCGATTGACAATTTTACCGTAAAGAGAAAATGCCTATATCTTTATCCGTCAGATTACGCTCCGGATTTCGGTCCCGAAAAATATAAAGTGCTACGGCTAATGGGGTGGCAGTATGAAAAAGGAGAATATCCTTCGTCGGAATTTAATGATGCTCGCATAGTAGACCGAGACGAGATGGAGTGGTTCGAAGGCATTGACTATTCAATTGAGCCTTGTAGTGAACAATTAGTTGGTAAAAAGGTCACGTACTATTTTGACAATCTTCAAAGAGTCGTTAACGAACGCTACGAATATCTACCCGGAACAAATCTGATTACCACCAAAGTAATATCCGACGGCACAGACAGCATAAAGACCGAATTTTCCTACAACGACTGTTTCAACACTGATATCGACATGAAAATGAAAGCCAGAAATATCTGTGGTATAGTAACAGGGATAAGGGAAACGTTCGGAACAAGCACCATTGGCTACAGCATGGAGATGGCTCAATTCGGCTCCACGTTCAGGCCTACGAGGATATGGAGAGAGCGTGGAAACACGCGATGGAATAATGGTATTTATGAGTACAACACCAAAGGCTGGTTAATCAAGTATACCTCAATATCCGGAAATCTCACGCAATGGACACGAGACATCTACGGTAACCCACTGAAGATGATTACAGGTTCCGGACTCATGATGAGTAAGGCTGCTTGGGAACATCTCGTTGGAGTAACATCGCTTTCAATCCCGTCAGGCACCACATACCGCTTCACATACGATGAAAGTGGCCGTCTGACCGAATCGTTTCTTAACAATAAAATCCAATCACGTCATTCCTACCATATAAATCAGGATGGGACAAGCAATATCGCATCCTCATTCTACTCTTCCGAAGAAAAATGTTTCAGCAAGACAGAATTTTTTGACGGTCTCGGAAGGCCATGGCTTACTCAGGATCAACAGCCTGACGGCACTTACCTGACATCTCTTTCCGAATTTGACATAATGGATCGTCCACTCCGAAAGTGGGTTTCCGTAGCAATGTCATCCACCAATCCTTTGGCAGAAGACATAAAAAACACAGCAGTCAGTTATTACAGAGATGACTATTCATACACATCCTACTCCTACGAGCCATCACAGCGAGCACTTCCTGCTTCCTCAATCCGCTCCGGCAGCCCATGGCACAATGAGAACAAATCTGCACAAGTAAAATATCACATAAATCAGCTTCGCATCTCCCATCCTTGTATGAGATACAAAGCTACTGACAACGGGATTGAATCCAAAGGGAACTATCCACAAGGACGACTGACAATAGAAGAGACCATTGACGAGGACGGACTCTCTGTTGAGATCTACAAAGACCTGCGCGGACAGATAGTGGCTCGAAAAGAAAACGGACTTGTGACAAATTTTGTCTATGATGACTATGGCGATTTACGCTATATCCTTCCCCCAGGACTCTCGGGGACTCATAAGCGCACTGATCCTGAAATGCAGCAGCTCGCCTATTGGTATGACTACGACTCTCGTGGCCGAATGATCACCCGGAAACTCCCCGGAGTCAAGGCCGCACACTACCTTTATGATCCGGCTGACCGTCTTGTGGCAGAGCATAGCTCTCACCATGCATCCGGAATATGGCGTTTCTATGGCTATGACCGTGCCGACCGTCTCGTGCTGGCAGTCGACTGCCCAGTAACTGACGAACAGGCCATTACTTTTGCGTCTGTCTGCCGGACAGCATCACTTGATTTTTCGGGTACGTTGTCAGGCTATATGATAACCGGAATCCCTACATCTGCGCAAATAGTATGGGCAAAGTACTATGACAACTATCAGTTCATCACGATAAATTCTCTTGACGATGAATTTAAATGGACTGCCCCCTCTCAGCTTCCTGCCTATAATTCTCGTGGAGGTTCCCTTGGCCTCCTCACCGGTGTGTATACCGGAAATGGATTCGAGGCGTATCACTATAATTCCGACGGTAATCTTATGCAGCGTTATGCAACAGGGTTCAACCGTGGTCGTCAGAATATTTTTTATGGCTACGACGGTCAACCGATTAAGACTGAATCGGTCTACCCACCAAAAGGATGGCCAACACTAACGACAACTATTACATACGACAATATAGGTCGCATGACATCAAAAAATACCACTCAGGGCAATACGTCCGCTGAATCTACTGCCTCCATGACTTATGCCTACAATTCACTCGGACAGTTATCTGAGCTTAAGCTCGGAACTGCCACCCGCAGCTTTACATACGATATCAACGGCTGGCTCAAATCGTCAGTCACGATAGCCGGAAGCACACAACGATCTGAGAAGTTATTTTATGCCGACGGCACAGTCCCACGCTATAACGGTAATATTTCCGCCAAACTACTCTCGGAGGGTCGATACGATTATACCTACGACGGTAACAACCGTCTGACTGCCGCGCGATTCTCAGGAGGCTTGAATGAGGCCGACTTCACAACCACCTACGATTACGATGACCGTGGCAACATCACATCACTTACACGCATGGGAGTTATCGATAAGGCTGCAGGAATTGAGACATTTGGTATTCTCGACAATCTGGCGCTTGACTACTCCGGCAATCAGATAAAATCTGTGAGTGCTGCAACTGAATCTTTTCCATTTGACGGGATTACAGGTGTCGGACAAAATAAATCTGATATGTCGTTGAGTTATGACGCATCCGGACGCGTATGTGCCGACGAGACGCGAGGCATTTCCTCCATAGAATATGACAACGACGGTCATCCTGTAAGAATAATATTCGAAAGCGGGAACGAACAACGCGATATATGGGACGGTCTTGGCAATCATCTTGCGACTGAATACTATACGCCACACTCTATGGAAGGAAAACAGCCCTTTGTAACTAAAAGATATGGAGGTGACGGCCAGATAGAATGTCAGCTTGGCCCGGAAATCGGAATTCCTAATAAGGTGCTGACCTATACTTCTTTTCCCGGAGGATATTTCGATCAGGACGGCACTCCGCACTATTACATCACGGACTATCAAGGTAATAATACCGGGATAATCAATTCTATACCGGAAATTACATCAGAAAATAACTATTATCCCTACGGCGAGCCGTGGAGGGAGCTAAAAGAGATTCCATTCATGTTCAGCGGAAACGAGCGCCTGCTCGTTGACGGTTTGAACGAGTATGACTTCCATGCCCGACGCTATAATGCTGCCATCCCGGCCTTTACATCATGGGACGCTTGCAACGAGAAATACCCTTGGCTATCACCTTACGCTTTTTGCGCAGGAAATCCCGTGAATATGACGGACCCAAGTGGTAATGAATGGAATATATCATCCTACCGTGACAAAGATAACATGCTCCATATAGATATAAAAATTTCAGGCGTGGTTTATAATGCAAGCAGTGAGAAATTCGATATGACAGCTGTAAGACAAGCAATATCAGCTCAAATTGAGGATGTCTTTAAAATGAATGGAGACGGATATATGGTTTCTATAACAACTGATATCAGGGTCGCAACCTCTATAGAGGAAATAGAGCACAAAGACCACGTCTTTGCAATTGTTGATCAATCATATTTTGAAAAAAGCACTACACTTGCTAATTCTATTCCTAATGGTTTAACAATTGCTCTTGGTGTAAATGTAGTAAATATGACCTTAAATGGAAAAAATAATCGTAGTATTGCACATGAGCTAGGACATACCGGCGGATTAATACATCCCAATGATATAAAGAATCCACTCTATATTCCTAATCGGAATAATAATATTATGACTCAAACCCGTCATGGCAATGGAAGAGAATTTAACGTAAACCAACTTAATTGGATTATACAACAATATAATGATGGGGAGTTAAATAAAAATAGCTCAACTGTCAGAAGATTACGATTTACTTCAAAAGCACCATTTATAGAACTATATAACGTACTAAATTTATAA